A part of Methanomassiliicoccaceae archaeon genomic DNA contains:
- a CDS encoding NTP transferase domain-containing protein → MMKFEALINAGGKGSRMMNGGIEKPMLAVGGKPTVMHVVSALEGSKHISSILVSVSSNTPQTERYLNDMGIETVRTSGDSYMNDIHTALELMFSKYVLTSPCDIPLLSAKAIDIVTETFEPKMQSMITVVDEEVVTRFGIVPSYTIALDGSTWVMSGINIMDRQRTLDGDYLQEYYCKCSCIDLAVNVNTVQELQMARWLIGYP, encoded by the coding sequence ATGATGAAGTTCGAGGCGCTCATCAACGCCGGGGGCAAAGGCTCCCGGATGATGAACGGCGGAATAGAGAAGCCGATGCTGGCGGTGGGCGGAAAGCCCACCGTCATGCACGTAGTATCGGCGCTGGAAGGCTCAAAACACATTTCCTCCATTCTTGTTTCTGTCAGTTCCAATACTCCGCAGACCGAGCGATACCTCAATGATATGGGTATCGAGACAGTAAGGACCAGCGGAGATAGTTACATGAACGATATACATACGGCTCTGGAGCTCATGTTTTCGAAGTATGTGCTCACATCTCCTTGCGACATACCTCTTCTTTCTGCGAAGGCTATAGACATCGTTACCGAGACTTTCGAACCGAAGATGCAGTCCATGATAACTGTGGTCGATGAAGAGGTGGTGACCAGGTTTGGAATAGTACCTTCCTACACTATCGCCTTGGATGGAAGTACCTGGGTCATGTCAGGCATAAACATCATGGACAGACAGCGCACGCTGGATGGCGATTACCTGCAAGAGTATTACTGCAAGTGCTCATGCATAGATTTGGCGGTCAACGTCAACACTGTGCAGGAGCTCCAGATGGCCAGATGGCTTATTGGATACCCATGA
- a CDS encoding histidinol-phosphate transaminase, translated as MFDPGVAARKELAVLPKTVHGGQGWKLKGIEDFSHNLNPFGPPEDIAEIMASAATEIGHYPDDSCSVLKDAISVAYGVRADNITVGAGSSDIIRNFPHTFISPGETAVIPSPSFAEYSHQCRIAGADVRRMALEPDNDFRIDRESLGKMIPAAKAVYICNPNNPTGRIEPRKKILEVAKECLDQGTMLFLDETLLELVPNHDDISCVRYVDKYPNMVIAGSLTKSFAIPGIRIGFGFASSDTVAEMDKVRMTWNVGQVEQTVATVLMGERMDYVKKAAKLMAAESSIMNCRLSEIGFSDGNVSDSFFYFRSIEHLGVKASEVNQIMQKKGVSLRDCSSFGNLFEGYVRYSVKDRQRNERFITAAESAVRALR; from the coding sequence ATGTTCGATCCAGGAGTGGCGGCCCGTAAGGAATTGGCAGTACTTCCCAAAACCGTGCACGGCGGACAGGGTTGGAAGTTGAAGGGCATCGAAGATTTCAGCCACAATCTCAATCCCTTCGGTCCCCCGGAAGATATAGCCGAAATAATGGCCTCTGCGGCAACAGAGATCGGCCACTATCCAGATGATTCCTGTTCAGTCCTCAAGGATGCGATATCCGTTGCCTACGGCGTCAGGGCCGACAACATAACGGTGGGGGCAGGTTCCTCGGACATAATCCGAAACTTCCCCCATACGTTCATATCCCCAGGAGAAACGGCAGTCATACCTAGCCCCTCCTTTGCCGAATACAGCCACCAGTGCCGCATCGCCGGTGCAGACGTAAGGCGCATGGCATTGGAACCGGATAATGATTTCAGGATCGACAGGGAGTCCCTAGGCAAGATGATCCCGGCAGCCAAGGCCGTTTATATTTGCAACCCCAACAACCCTACCGGCAGGATCGAGCCCAGGAAAAAGATATTGGAAGTGGCAAAAGAATGCCTCGACCAAGGGACGATGCTATTCCTGGACGAGACGCTGCTGGAGCTGGTTCCGAACCATGACGACATATCATGTGTCCGATATGTCGATAAATATCCAAATATGGTGATCGCGGGTTCACTGACAAAATCTTTTGCAATCCCCGGCATACGCATCGGATTCGGGTTCGCATCCTCAGATACCGTGGCAGAGATGGATAAAGTGAGGATGACATGGAACGTCGGACAGGTAGAGCAGACCGTTGCCACGGTCCTGATGGGCGAAAGGATGGACTACGTGAAGAAGGCAGCGAAGCTGATGGCCGCAGAATCTTCAATAATGAATTGCAGGCTATCGGAGATCGGCTTTTCGGACGGGAACGTATCGGATTCGTTCTTTTATTTCAGATCCATAGAGCATTTGGGGGTAAAAGCTTCCGAAGTCAATCAAATCATGCAGAAAAAAGGCGTATCTCTTCGTGACTGCTCTTCTTTCGGCAACCTCTTTGAGGGGTATGTCAGATACAGCGTCAAGGACCGTCAGCGCAACGAACGTTTCATCACAGCGGCCGAATCCGCAGTGAGGGCGCTAAGGTGA
- a CDS encoding adenosylcobinamide amidohydrolase, with product MDGGTNIVNTVPDCEILSYGGYDVAVIRLKDKMEVLSSAVLNGGERLSSCLFIMEVSKNYNCEDPAGHAESVRKGLGFPPDAVGFMTAAEVRYVFNTKLTEFSGASAFAAVTAGLSNQVVAGELLEDWERRSKLSRQRSEALHAGTINIIGISPIPMTQAAKVNIVIAMTEAKTAALGSLGYRETGTTSDAIAIVSPIGSPRERYAGTGTPIGIAMARSVRECVRTALIRRGDDSHGTYVDMLAEEGVGVGDIIHNISMELELDDEGKEKLSDMMESLKSNARFSLLIQCAITAENLGKKGLLFGVEVSDYPTNAEVERIAGDLSENIAEAVSGQIGINLLRQSNRCDLRTMDGVGPFLRGALTGLAAGFAVSIATQLSSEEAPK from the coding sequence ATGGATGGCGGAACTAATATCGTGAACACTGTGCCAGACTGCGAAATATTGAGCTACGGCGGCTATGATGTGGCGGTTATTCGCCTCAAGGACAAGATGGAGGTCCTCAGCTCTGCCGTCCTGAACGGAGGGGAAAGGCTGTCAAGTTGCCTTTTCATCATGGAAGTATCAAAAAACTACAACTGCGAAGACCCTGCCGGGCACGCCGAATCTGTAAGAAAAGGCCTGGGGTTCCCTCCTGATGCGGTGGGATTCATGACGGCCGCAGAAGTGCGTTATGTTTTCAACACCAAACTGACAGAATTTTCAGGGGCTTCGGCCTTCGCTGCCGTAACTGCCGGGCTGAGCAATCAGGTAGTCGCAGGAGAACTGCTTGAAGACTGGGAGAGGCGCTCTAAACTATCTCGTCAGAGGTCGGAGGCCCTTCATGCAGGAACGATAAACATAATAGGAATATCCCCGATTCCTATGACCCAGGCAGCAAAGGTCAACATTGTGATAGCTATGACCGAGGCGAAAACCGCCGCCCTAGGTTCTTTGGGATACAGAGAGACCGGTACGACCTCGGACGCTATAGCGATAGTTTCCCCGATCGGAAGCCCAAGAGAGAGATACGCCGGAACCGGCACGCCCATCGGAATAGCCATGGCAAGATCGGTCAGGGAATGCGTGAGGACCGCACTGATCCGCCGGGGGGACGATTCCCACGGAACATATGTGGATATGCTTGCCGAAGAGGGCGTAGGCGTAGGCGATATAATCCATAATATATCCATGGAATTGGAACTCGACGATGAAGGAAAGGAGAAACTCTCCGATATGATGGAATCTCTCAAAAGCAACGCAAGGTTTTCGTTGCTGATACAATGTGCCATAACAGCAGAAAACCTTGGAAAGAAAGGTCTGCTCTTTGGAGTCGAGGTGAGTGATTATCCTACAAATGCAGAAGTCGAAAGGATCGCCGGCGACTTGTCAGAAAACATCGCCGAAGCAGTCTCTGGGCAAATAGGTATTAATCTATTACGGCAATCTAACAGATGCGATTTACGGACAATGGATGGGGTGGGACCCTTCCTCAGGGGGGCTTTGACGGGCCTTGCCGCTGGTTTTGCTGTGTCAATAGCCACCCAGTTGTCCAGTGAGGAGGCGCCAAAATGA
- a CDS encoding ABC transporter permease, which yields MGGALTVIATSAKSDFISKFTIVHPLTRLVVIMCMNLFSMYFFFLLASYVGNPNVSPEYVIIGNVVQSVSTSTLYSATNISGTEKHTGTLEPILSSPSRLFFVFFGKSIFSISTGFVSVSVSLLYAAFLFGVDFGSANIGAIALVCVLTCLSLAGMGLAIGSIGIYLRTSAILANLFGYIGLLICGVNFPISYLPEWLQIFSYGMPLTYAVEATRSAVDGSALTMMAEPLLMMVSLGIVYLIAAWFIFGFFERISRKRGSLDSF from the coding sequence ATGGGCGGCGCTTTAACCGTAATAGCCACATCTGCCAAGAGCGACTTCATATCGAAGTTCACGATCGTCCATCCGCTTACGAGACTTGTCGTGATAATGTGCATGAATCTTTTCAGCATGTATTTCTTTTTCCTGCTCGCATCCTACGTGGGCAATCCGAACGTCAGTCCCGAGTATGTGATCATCGGTAACGTAGTGCAGAGCGTGTCAACTTCCACGTTATATTCGGCGACCAACATCTCCGGGACCGAGAAGCATACCGGAACTTTAGAACCCATATTGTCTTCTCCTTCCCGGCTGTTCTTCGTTTTCTTCGGAAAGTCTATTTTCAGCATATCCACTGGATTCGTATCGGTCTCCGTATCGCTCCTATATGCCGCATTCTTGTTCGGTGTGGACTTCGGTTCGGCGAACATCGGTGCCATTGCCCTAGTATGCGTGCTGACCTGTCTTTCGCTGGCAGGAATGGGGCTCGCCATAGGGAGCATTGGCATATATCTAAGAACCTCGGCGATCCTGGCCAATCTTTTCGGGTACATCGGACTGCTGATATGCGGAGTCAATTTCCCCATATCGTACCTCCCGGAATGGCTTCAGATATTCTCCTACGGGATGCCCCTCACCTATGCCGTGGAGGCCACAAGGTCTGCTGTCGACGGGTCCGCTTTGACAATGATGGCAGAGCCTCTGCTCATGATGGTCTCACTCGGAATCGTCTATCTGATCGCGGCCTGGTTCATCTTCGGGTTCTTCGAGAGAATTTCTAGAAAAAGAGGCAGTCTGGACTCATTCTAA
- a CDS encoding ABC transporter permease, protein MSIRAVYAGFKQQAVQFFADPQWIIPSLVSPFLLAMVMIFLSSGGTSIEGPVVLQAVLGGGVLGMWANSLFSSSSSVSFDRINGTFEPMLGSGTRIIYILVGRSLWSTLIGLLNAFAVFAIAEVMFGAGMNIHNPILFFLALLMTMLSLSSVGLLISTLFVLTRKGGTISSVLEYPIYVMSGALVPISMLPVWMQPVSLTLAPTWGVDAIKYSALAGYEGMLGISFITDIVMCLALSVLFIIAAYFVMLYVERKVLRDGTATRY, encoded by the coding sequence ATGAGCATCAGGGCAGTATATGCGGGATTCAAACAGCAGGCGGTGCAGTTCTTCGCTGACCCTCAATGGATAATACCGAGCTTGGTCTCTCCGTTCCTTCTTGCCATGGTGATGATATTCCTTAGCTCCGGTGGCACCTCGATAGAGGGGCCCGTCGTACTGCAGGCTGTTTTGGGGGGCGGCGTGCTCGGCATGTGGGCCAACTCCTTGTTCTCTTCGAGTTCCAGTGTATCTTTCGACAGGATCAACGGGACCTTCGAGCCCATGTTGGGCTCCGGCACAAGAATAATCTATATTCTCGTAGGCAGGTCCCTCTGGAGCACCCTGATAGGTCTGCTGAACGCATTCGCTGTCTTCGCAATAGCAGAAGTGATGTTCGGTGCCGGAATGAACATCCATAATCCGATTTTATTCTTTTTGGCGCTCCTTATGACTATGCTGTCCCTGTCATCCGTGGGACTTCTGATATCGACGCTTTTCGTCCTTACGAGGAAGGGCGGGACGATATCCTCTGTCCTCGAGTATCCGATCTATGTGATGAGCGGCGCCCTGGTACCGATATCCATGCTGCCGGTATGGATGCAGCCGGTGTCCCTTACCCTGGCCCCTACATGGGGAGTGGATGCGATAAAATACTCCGCCCTGGCCGGATACGAAGGTATGCTGGGCATATCTTTCATTACCGATATCGTAATGTGTCTGGCACTTTCAGTTTTATTCATTATTGCGGCATATTTTGTAATGCTTTATGTAGAACGCAAGGTACTGAGGGACGGGACCGCGACGAGGTATTGA
- a CDS encoding ABC transporter ATP-binding protein, whose amino-acid sequence MKNVIEVNDLVREFSTRGRPTKLAVGGISFDVKPGEIFGLLGPNGAGKTTTIKMLATLLIPTSGNARVLGYDVTDDRTVMQLRKRINVVSGGDRGLYYRLSAKQNLEFFADLYGIPKREQPEMCRRLLGLVGLSNAADIKVEDFSRGMKQRLHIARALVNDPELLFMDEPTIGLDPEISRSIRSMIRGLSKSGKTIILTTHYMYEVEELCDRMVILSHGKIVGQGTVGEIKDMVSDSSVIHIVTDRDPSEALKTFSSDPDITVVSSRTVGGRYDTRFASVSGKSDLRAHEDVFGPFGIRLIGLDEPTLEDAYIRLTGGEE is encoded by the coding sequence ATGAAAAATGTCATCGAAGTGAACGACCTTGTCAGGGAGTTCTCGACCCGAGGCCGACCCACAAAGTTAGCAGTGGGAGGTATTTCATTCGATGTCAAGCCTGGAGAGATCTTCGGCCTCCTGGGTCCGAACGGCGCCGGCAAGACGACCACGATAAAGATGCTTGCAACTCTGTTGATCCCGACATCGGGCAACGCGCGCGTCCTCGGCTATGATGTGACCGACGACCGCACCGTCATGCAACTGAGGAAACGTATTAACGTAGTATCCGGCGGCGACAGGGGACTCTACTATCGTTTATCGGCAAAACAGAACCTGGAGTTCTTTGCAGACCTCTATGGGATCCCGAAGCGCGAACAACCGGAGATGTGCCGTAGGCTCCTCGGATTGGTCGGCCTCTCGAATGCTGCCGACATCAAGGTCGAAGATTTCTCTCGGGGGATGAAGCAGCGGCTCCATATAGCCAGAGCCCTGGTTAACGATCCCGAGCTGCTTTTCATGGACGAGCCGACGATCGGCCTGGACCCCGAAATCTCCCGAAGCATAAGGTCGATGATAAGGGGCCTTTCGAAATCCGGCAAGACGATTATCCTCACTACACATTACATGTACGAGGTCGAGGAGCTGTGCGACCGCATGGTTATACTTTCTCATGGCAAAATAGTAGGTCAGGGAACGGTCGGAGAGATAAAAGACATGGTTTCGGACTCCTCGGTCATCCACATCGTTACAGACCGGGATCCTTCGGAGGCCCTTAAGACATTTAGCTCGGATCCGGATATCACCGTTGTCTCCAGCAGGACCGTGGGAGGCAGATATGATACGCGTTTCGCGTCCGTTTCGGGAAAAAGCGACCTTCGGGCGCATGAAGACGTATTCGGTCCGTTCGGGATCAGGCTCATAGGCCTGGACGAACCCACTCTCGAGGATGCGTACATCAGACTCACCGGCGGAGAAGAATAA
- a CDS encoding phosphoglycerate mutase — translation MNNTLFVLLDGAEDDPNPLLGGKKPIEVAKMPFLRSRATCHHKTTGRAYTHLFLNEFFTGHPPESPRAAIEALGLGLNMGSNRTAYRLSPAEIRENMIIWSYNTDNFRDALERNVMDNLGILEPYSPDINFFLNGRAVLTMECDEVPDLPGPPVNAPFVEVPGDLGRLVMRVADIMDGITDYPWGCGRLGHIYPGFRSLRGMTAISDSPTSLGVCASLGHKIELIKDLDARFPVAAEALKHGNVFLHIDEVDEYSHQKDPFKKIWVLEHTDDLMKEYFSDAERIVYFADHGTSCVTGEHIITNVPVWTTFESEFRDGELIPLNRVIQGLLG, via the coding sequence ATGAATAACACTCTTTTCGTACTCCTTGACGGGGCCGAAGACGACCCTAATCCGCTCCTCGGTGGAAAAAAACCCATCGAAGTAGCAAAGATGCCGTTCCTCAGATCCAGGGCCACATGTCACCACAAGACCACTGGACGCGCGTACACCCATCTCTTCCTCAATGAATTTTTCACCGGTCATCCCCCGGAGAGCCCCAGGGCCGCCATCGAGGCGCTGGGACTCGGCCTTAACATGGGCAGCAACAGGACAGCATACAGGCTGAGCCCCGCCGAAATCAGGGAAAACATGATAATATGGTCCTATAACACGGACAATTTCCGCGATGCCCTCGAAAGGAACGTCATGGATAACTTAGGCATTCTGGAGCCTTACTCGCCGGATATCAATTTCTTCCTAAATGGGCGCGCCGTTCTGACGATGGAATGCGACGAGGTGCCGGACTTGCCCGGGCCTCCTGTAAATGCACCTTTCGTCGAAGTGCCGGGAGATCTTGGCAGACTGGTGATGCGTGTAGCGGACATTATGGATGGGATCACCGACTATCCATGGGGATGCGGACGTCTCGGACATATCTATCCGGGCTTCAGGTCCCTGAGGGGCATGACCGCGATATCCGATAGCCCGACGTCGCTGGGCGTCTGCGCGTCCCTCGGCCACAAGATCGAACTTATAAAAGACCTCGATGCCAGATTCCCTGTGGCGGCGGAGGCGTTGAAGCACGGGAATGTTTTCCTGCACATAGACGAGGTGGACGAATACAGCCATCAGAAGGACCCGTTCAAGAAGATCTGGGTGCTGGAGCATACAGATGACCTTATGAAGGAATACTTCTCGGATGCTGAACGGATAGTATACTTTGCGGACCACGGCACATCATGCGTGACAGGCGAACACATTATTACCAATGTGCCCGTCTGGACCACGTTCGAATCTGAATTCAGGGACGGGGAGCTTATACCCCTGAACAGAGTGATTCAAGGATTATTAGGTTAA
- a CDS encoding TIGR00303 family protein, whose product MAYNGEIPESLSVWGNRKIADQLLGETWGKRGAFTCTVANTMTSVRPGISDAGDTPELTLFTPAADAELLVSGKTTCMKGIPINPGGIPTPATLTKAALELSGMPYYIVNGGTKITPYVPYFDMGGECGRDITTGDSVSNVKIEFEKGKMLGESLARGYDYIVVSESCAGGTTTALAVLMAMGTVKENLVSSSSPNNPKELKTKTVMQGLDAAGIKPGELKDDPMRAIECVGDPMMPANVGMIVGATQAGIPVIIGGGTQMAAVMAAAVAVEPSVQGRIFQGTTRWLMNDPNSSMVKLMGSISDKIPIVYINMDYNKSPYEGLQAYEWGYIKEGVGCGAASVAAVIGSEGEITCDDILDRVHSIYRGIMGIQ is encoded by the coding sequence ATGGCATACAACGGGGAGATTCCAGAGTCACTGAGCGTTTGGGGAAACAGAAAGATCGCTGACCAGCTATTGGGCGAGACATGGGGAAAACGAGGTGCGTTCACATGCACTGTCGCCAATACCATGACTTCCGTGCGACCGGGGATCTCCGATGCCGGAGATACACCCGAACTCACTTTGTTCACGCCTGCGGCGGACGCCGAGCTGCTTGTCAGCGGCAAAACGACCTGCATGAAAGGAATACCGATAAACCCCGGAGGGATACCCACTCCGGCGACCCTGACCAAAGCCGCTTTGGAACTGTCCGGGATGCCTTACTACATCGTTAACGGAGGAACCAAGATCACTCCTTACGTCCCGTATTTCGATATGGGAGGGGAATGCGGAAGAGATATCACGACCGGCGACTCCGTTTCTAACGTAAAAATCGAATTCGAAAAAGGAAAGATGCTCGGCGAGTCTCTCGCACGCGGTTATGATTACATCGTGGTCAGCGAAAGCTGCGCCGGAGGTACGACGACGGCCCTTGCTGTCCTCATGGCGATGGGCACCGTTAAGGAAAACCTGGTCAGCAGCAGCTCCCCAAATAATCCGAAGGAGCTGAAGACTAAAACGGTCATGCAGGGGCTCGACGCGGCCGGAATAAAGCCCGGCGAGCTGAAGGACGACCCTATGCGCGCCATCGAATGCGTCGGAGACCCTATGATGCCTGCCAACGTCGGAATGATCGTCGGCGCTACGCAAGCGGGAATCCCCGTCATAATCGGCGGAGGGACCCAGATGGCGGCAGTCATGGCGGCGGCGGTCGCCGTTGAACCTTCGGTACAGGGAAGAATATTCCAGGGAACCACGAGATGGCTCATGAACGACCCGAACTCCAGCATGGTGAAGCTCATGGGCTCCATTTCAGACAAGATTCCGATCGTTTACATAAACATGGATTACAATAAAAGCCCGTACGAGGGTCTTCAAGCCTATGAGTGGGGCTATATCAAGGAAGGAGTAGGATGCGGAGCGGCTTCCGTAGCGGCCGTGATCGGCAGCGAGGGAGAAATAACCTGCGACGACATCCTTGACAGGGTCCACAGCATTTACCGCGGAATCATGGGTATCCAATAA
- the cbiB gene encoding adenosylcobinamide-phosphate synthase CbiB: MFLWADALIIIILALLIDRFIGELPNRFHPLRWMGNVLGWIDRRLKKRKGAWAVTLGFLSYIFILIIFGGIAVLATASLRVYVPDPYGEILWIVATAFLIKISFAVFSFRRHCDPIRKDLDEGRTEEAASKVQMIVSRKTKGMDSEHIASSCCETVSENYADSVCSPMFFAGLLGMPGAFMFRCANLMDAMWGYKNEKYGDLGHFPARLDDVLGFLTSRASIIFIALGAMLLGMNWRDCVPTARREHGMTPSPNSGWPMTSTSAALGISMEKKDVYIMNPGKPLPTTDDVRRCLRLIELSSILFLLIVTVPLYIFAGIHVQVFAEDLIIRGIEWMAELIS; the protein is encoded by the coding sequence ATGTTTCTATGGGCCGACGCTCTGATAATTATTATTCTCGCATTACTGATCGACCGCTTCATAGGAGAGCTTCCGAACAGATTCCATCCCCTGAGGTGGATGGGCAACGTGCTTGGATGGATCGACCGCCGTCTTAAGAAAAGGAAAGGAGCATGGGCCGTAACTCTCGGATTCCTTTCATACATATTTATACTCATAATTTTCGGAGGAATCGCAGTATTGGCCACAGCATCGCTCCGCGTATATGTGCCAGACCCGTACGGCGAGATATTATGGATCGTCGCCACGGCGTTCCTTATCAAAATATCGTTCGCGGTTTTCTCTTTTAGGAGGCACTGCGACCCGATACGCAAAGACCTCGATGAGGGAAGGACCGAGGAAGCGGCTTCAAAGGTTCAGATGATCGTCAGCCGCAAGACCAAAGGGATGGATTCGGAACACATCGCCTCATCATGTTGCGAGACCGTATCGGAGAACTATGCGGACAGTGTGTGTTCGCCCATGTTCTTTGCAGGTCTGCTCGGAATGCCCGGGGCCTTCATGTTCAGGTGCGCAAATCTAATGGATGCCATGTGGGGTTACAAGAATGAAAAATATGGCGATCTCGGTCATTTTCCCGCAAGGTTAGATGACGTTCTGGGGTTCCTGACGTCCAGAGCATCTATCATATTCATCGCTCTGGGGGCGATGCTTCTCGGTATGAACTGGCGCGATTGCGTGCCGACCGCCCGCCGGGAGCATGGGATGACGCCCAGCCCCAACAGCGGATGGCCCATGACCTCGACCTCGGCAGCGCTGGGGATAAGCATGGAAAAGAAAGACGTATATATCATGAATCCCGGAAAGCCGCTGCCTACCACGGACGACGTTAGGAGATGCCTGCGGCTTATCGAACTTTCGTCTATTCTTTTTCTTTTGATCGTGACGGTACCGCTGTACATATTTGCCGGGATCCATGTACAGGTGTTCGCAGAGGACCTGATAATAAGAGGCATAGAATGGATGGCGGAACTAATATCGTGA
- a CDS encoding adenosylcobinamide-GDP ribazoletransferase — protein sequence MTDEEGREDIPKLKVMSSSDAAKARANAISDEENAGEKTGPSEGQNEEKDYQSELPMPEAKAEEPVWYYQPKGNSEPRTSGGIEPSGSWSEPEPKTSGGIEPSSNYGPEPEAEPAISSSGTFEPSTGYHSETQDATAPVAEPKKKKEKKQKFSTGPSGSFSAAFKGMISFFTIKKEDVGQAEMDAMEKNFHFIPAIGAVYGLVLFIEMLILYLLNYFVNFPLGPVVGITVLATVLLGSKFLHFDGLVDFGDGIVASGDRDKHIAAMKDTRVGAGGIGLALVVTLMTLAIYSAANDWDDDLFFALFFIIPATEVLVKNAMVSAASTGTAGEGMAARQVSNANTDTMLKSTVVSAVILVIGIAITTVSIWAMNAVHTSYWNGDLMDWSLGFYAVSMFIASIVGALVSMGVGKMMSQFADNTFGATTGDTLGATNEIARPIVSATMLAFFLIFVTILMRV from the coding sequence ATGACAGACGAAGAAGGAAGAGAAGATATTCCCAAATTGAAGGTGATGTCTTCATCCGATGCCGCTAAGGCAAGGGCAAATGCCATATCGGATGAGGAGAACGCCGGCGAAAAAACAGGACCCTCCGAGGGACAGAATGAAGAGAAAGATTATCAGTCGGAACTCCCGATGCCCGAGGCGAAAGCGGAAGAACCCGTCTGGTACTATCAGCCCAAAGGAAATTCTGAACCCAGGACTTCGGGAGGTATCGAGCCCTCAGGGAGCTGGTCCGAACCCGAACCCAAGACTTCGGGAGGTATCGAACCTTCTTCCAATTATGGGCCGGAACCTGAAGCCGAACCTGCGATAAGCTCGTCTGGCACATTCGAGCCATCCACTGGTTATCATTCTGAAACTCAGGATGCGACGGCCCCCGTTGCAGAGCCTAAAAAGAAGAAAGAGAAGAAGCAGAAATTCAGCACGGGCCCCTCCGGTTCGTTCAGTGCGGCCTTCAAGGGCATGATTTCCTTCTTTACAATCAAGAAAGAGGATGTGGGACAGGCCGAGATGGACGCGATGGAGAAAAATTTCCATTTCATTCCGGCGATCGGCGCCGTATATGGGCTGGTACTGTTCATAGAGATGCTCATACTGTATCTGCTCAATTATTTCGTAAACTTCCCGCTGGGGCCGGTGGTCGGAATTACCGTTCTGGCAACAGTATTGCTGGGTAGCAAGTTCCTCCACTTCGACGGACTGGTAGACTTCGGCGACGGTATAGTGGCCTCCGGAGATAGGGATAAGCACATTGCGGCGATGAAAGATACGAGGGTCGGTGCAGGCGGCATAGGTTTGGCGCTAGTGGTCACATTGATGACGCTGGCAATATATTCGGCCGCAAACGACTGGGACGACGATCTCTTCTTTGCGCTGTTCTTCATAATCCCCGCGACGGAGGTATTGGTCAAGAACGCGATGGTCAGCGCCGCATCCACGGGGACCGCCGGAGAAGGAATGGCAGCCAGACAGGTATCCAACGCAAATACCGACACCATGCTGAAATCGACCGTAGTATCGGCAGTTATATTGGTCATAGGCATCGCAATAACGACGGTCTCCATATGGGCCATGAACGCAGTACATACCAGTTACTGGAATGGCGATCTGATGGATTGGAGCCTCGGATTCTACGCAGTATCGATGTTCATAGCATCCATCGTAGGAGCTTTGGTTTCGATGGGCGTAGGCAAGATGATGTCACAGTTTGCCGACAATACGTTCGGTGCCACCACCGGGGATACTCTCGGAGCAACCAACGAGATAGCCCGCCCGATCGTTTCGGCGACGATGCTGGCATTCTTCCTCATATTCGTTACTATCCTCATGAGGGTATGA
- the dcd gene encoding dCTP deaminase, whose product MTVLSDIDIAHGLSTGYLGISDFSEKGLTPNGYDLRISEISVRGDPEVKTHGVVAIPPRTMFYVSTLERVRLPPDLCAQLWLRTTWIRKGIMGAFGKIDAGFEGTLTLGAYNATDDIVELPIGERFCQMIFESLSSNSGKDYSKRSGNYQGQTGITLDPVKKN is encoded by the coding sequence ATGACAGTGCTTTCGGACATCGACATCGCACACGGACTGAGCACAGGGTACCTCGGCATCAGCGACTTTTCTGAGAAGGGCCTTACTCCAAACGGCTACGACCTCAGGATTTCGGAGATTTCTGTCCGAGGTGACCCGGAAGTAAAAACACACGGCGTTGTGGCCATCCCGCCCAGGACCATGTTCTATGTGTCCACTTTAGAGAGGGTCCGCCTGCCGCCCGACCTTTGTGCGCAGCTTTGGCTGAGGACGACGTGGATAAGGAAGGGCATCATGGGCGCTTTCGGGAAGATAGACGCGGGATTCGAAGGAACCCTCACGCTCGGTGCATATAACGCTACCGACGATATAGTGGAACTCCCCATCGGAGAAAGATTCTGCCAGATGATATTCGAGAGCCTTTCTTCCAATTCCGGCAAAGACTACTCCAAGCGTAGCGGAAACTATCAGGGACAGACGGGCATCACCCTCGATCCGGTAAAGAAGAATTAA